From one Alicyclobacillus acidocaldarius subsp. acidocaldarius Tc-4-1 genomic stretch:
- a CDS encoding MGDG synthase family glycosyltransferase, with protein sequence MRRVLLMTASFGSGHNQAAYAVMEALKERDAEVEVVDYVGLLNPALRSFAKFSLIQGVKRAPGLYGLFYKSMSRIDPDSALQRYVNHIGIERIQEYIAYYRPDCIASTFPTPMGVVGELRRAGKIDIPNLAIVTDYTAHRQWYHDFADHYFVATDEVKRDLVSYGIPEHAVDVVGIPLRRKFREENVERLLAHRSELIRSIGFQEEIPIILLMGGGSGILADPGVWESFIPESGMQYLIICGHNRRLERRFSAIQSERVRVFGYTNEIEKFMAMADLIVTKPGGLTLTESIAMRLPLLIYRPIPGQEEANARFAEQAGVAVCVKSPAEAQAFLLSVREDPSILSRMREACSAMPSCGAAERIAQKIMLYATKKLPCRSVSPEWPPELLPT encoded by the coding sequence ATGCGCCGCGTTTTGCTGATGACCGCGTCGTTTGGCTCGGGACATAACCAGGCGGCGTACGCCGTGATGGAGGCGCTCAAGGAAAGAGATGCTGAAGTCGAAGTGGTCGACTACGTGGGGCTCCTGAATCCAGCGCTGCGCTCGTTTGCGAAGTTCAGCCTGATTCAGGGCGTGAAGCGGGCGCCGGGGTTGTACGGCCTTTTTTATAAGTCCATGTCGCGGATCGACCCGGATTCCGCCCTTCAGCGATATGTCAACCACATCGGCATTGAGCGCATCCAAGAGTACATCGCGTATTACCGGCCTGACTGCATCGCGAGCACGTTTCCGACGCCAATGGGGGTCGTCGGCGAACTGCGCCGCGCAGGGAAAATCGACATCCCGAACTTGGCCATCGTGACGGATTACACGGCTCATCGCCAATGGTATCACGACTTCGCGGATCATTACTTTGTCGCGACCGATGAGGTCAAGCGCGATCTCGTCTCGTACGGCATTCCCGAACACGCGGTGGACGTCGTGGGAATCCCGCTGCGCCGGAAGTTCCGAGAGGAAAACGTCGAGCGCCTTTTGGCACATCGGTCTGAACTGATTCGTTCAATCGGTTTTCAAGAAGAAATCCCGATTATCTTGCTCATGGGGGGCGGCAGCGGGATTCTGGCTGATCCCGGCGTATGGGAGTCGTTCATTCCCGAGTCGGGCATGCAGTACCTCATCATCTGTGGCCACAATCGTCGCTTGGAGCGCCGCTTTTCCGCGATCCAGAGCGAGCGGGTCCGCGTCTTCGGGTACACGAACGAGATTGAGAAGTTCATGGCGATGGCGGACCTCATCGTCACGAAGCCGGGTGGGCTGACGCTGACGGAGTCCATCGCGATGCGGCTGCCGCTCCTCATCTACCGGCCGATTCCGGGGCAAGAGGAGGCGAATGCGCGGTTTGCCGAGCAGGCAGGTGTGGCGGTGTGCGTGAAATCCCCAGCGGAAGCCCAGGCGTTCTTGCTCTCGGTGCGTGAAGACCCGTCCATCCTGAGCCGCATGCGCGAGGCTTGCAGCGCGATGCCGAGCTGTGGCGCGGCGGAGCGCATCGCGCAGAAGATCATGCTGTATGCCACGAAGAAGCTTCCGTGCCGCTCCGTGTCGCCGGAGTGGCCGCCCGAGCTTCTTCCGACGTGA
- the pstA gene encoding phosphate ABC transporter permease PstA, which yields MRRRRRKWKSALGWGFAWLAFALVLFGLVDLVGSVLWQGIRSFRLFMLFEPTQGIAGGLENAILGTFELVLIGVVFAAPLGILGGIFTSEFAPPRLAAAIRFVAEVLSGVPSIVIGYFGYLLLVLRFHWGFSALAGGVALTLIMLPYILRTTDTSLQQVPLLQREAAWALGMTRTQAILKTVWRPAASGMATGLLLAIAIGLGETAPLLYTAGWNSNNPSLALTHSQVGYLTYVAYTYLDEPYAQARQLAYAAGFVLLMLILIIQLVVRLVVWRSSARGGRSTA from the coding sequence ATGAGGAGACGTCGGCGGAAATGGAAAAGCGCGCTGGGTTGGGGATTCGCCTGGCTGGCGTTTGCGCTTGTTCTCTTTGGCCTCGTGGATCTCGTCGGCTCCGTTCTGTGGCAGGGCATTCGCTCGTTTCGTCTCTTCATGCTGTTTGAGCCCACGCAAGGAATCGCGGGCGGGTTGGAAAACGCCATCTTGGGCACCTTTGAGCTCGTCTTGATAGGCGTCGTGTTCGCTGCACCCCTTGGTATCTTGGGTGGAATTTTCACGTCCGAGTTTGCCCCGCCGCGGCTCGCCGCCGCCATCCGGTTTGTGGCCGAGGTGCTGTCCGGCGTGCCTTCCATCGTGATTGGCTACTTCGGCTATTTGCTGCTGGTGCTGCGTTTCCATTGGGGCTTTTCTGCGCTCGCGGGCGGTGTGGCGCTGACGCTTATCATGTTGCCCTACATTCTTCGCACGACGGACACCAGCCTGCAACAGGTACCGCTGTTGCAGCGCGAGGCGGCCTGGGCTCTCGGGATGACGCGGACGCAAGCCATCTTGAAGACGGTTTGGAGACCTGCTGCTTCCGGGATGGCCACGGGTCTTTTGCTCGCCATCGCTATCGGCCTCGGCGAGACAGCCCCGCTCCTTTACACCGCGGGGTGGAACTCGAACAATCCGTCGCTCGCGCTGACCCATTCGCAGGTAGGGTATCTGACGTATGTCGCGTACACGTACCTGGACGAGCCTTACGCTCAGGCTCGCCAACTCGCGTATGCAGCGGGATTCGTCCTACTCATGCTGATCCTCATCATCCAGCTCGTCGTGCGCCTTGTCGTGTGGCGCTCCTCGGCGCGGGGCGGGCGATCTACGGCGTAA
- the pstC gene encoding phosphate ABC transporter permease subunit PstC, with the protein MRKVSKAAKAWDRGFRVLAAIGAASPAVFLVSIAAIVLVESIPTIRFMGIHFLTETRWDMGNLYGALTHRNGITAPAGASYGALVFVVGTLLSSVIALIIAVPVSVGTALILAYRVRGLLGFLLNILVELLAGIPSVVIGLWGILVLVPWIANTFAPFLKSILGFIPFFGGQTGTGYSLLASGIVLAMMIVPIITATTRDLLEQVPVLAREGGLGIGMTSWEVVRYIALPYIREGFIGAVALGWGRAMGETMAVLMVSGNATNILPQNLYSPISTMAAFIANQLDSAETDASGMAVHALSELALLLLAITLATNLVARWLVRPRRREGVVAS; encoded by the coding sequence GTGCGCAAGGTTTCAAAAGCGGCCAAGGCCTGGGATCGCGGGTTTCGGGTGCTGGCGGCCATTGGGGCCGCCAGCCCTGCCGTGTTCTTGGTCTCCATTGCCGCCATCGTCTTGGTTGAATCGATCCCGACCATTCGCTTTATGGGGATTCACTTTCTCACCGAAACGCGCTGGGACATGGGGAACCTATACGGGGCCCTGACGCACAGAAACGGCATCACGGCGCCCGCCGGTGCGTCCTACGGCGCGCTTGTGTTCGTCGTGGGCACGCTGTTGTCCTCCGTCATCGCGCTCATCATCGCCGTGCCGGTCTCGGTCGGGACCGCGCTGATTCTCGCCTACCGCGTTCGCGGGCTGCTCGGCTTTCTTCTCAACATCCTGGTGGAGTTGTTGGCAGGGATTCCGAGCGTCGTGATCGGCCTGTGGGGCATCCTTGTGCTGGTGCCATGGATCGCCAATACCTTTGCGCCGTTTCTGAAGTCTATTCTAGGCTTTATTCCATTCTTCGGCGGGCAAACGGGGACGGGCTACAGCCTGCTGGCGAGCGGCATCGTGCTGGCCATGATGATTGTGCCCATCATCACGGCGACGACGCGCGATCTGCTCGAGCAGGTGCCGGTCCTCGCGCGCGAGGGCGGGCTTGGCATTGGGATGACGTCATGGGAAGTGGTGCGCTACATCGCTCTGCCCTACATCCGCGAAGGATTCATCGGCGCTGTTGCGCTCGGTTGGGGCCGCGCGATGGGCGAGACGATGGCGGTCTTGATGGTGTCCGGCAACGCGACGAACATTTTGCCGCAGAACCTCTATAGTCCGATTTCCACGATGGCCGCGTTCATTGCGAACCAGTTGGACAGCGCGGAGACGGACGCCTCGGGCATGGCGGTCCACGCACTTTCCGAACTCGCGTTGCTCCTCCTCGCCATCACGCTCGCCACGAACCTGGTGGCCCGTTGGTTGGTGCGCCCGCGGCGTCGAGAAGGGGTGGTTGCGTCATGA
- the pstS gene encoding phosphate ABC transporter substrate-binding protein PstS has translation MKLRSKWFAGLAAVAAVGVVAGCGTSNSSSSTQNTAPSNSSQQAASVANVTLTETGSSLLYPLFNAQWIPAYHKLHPGVQMTAASTGSGTGISDAIAGTVDIGASDAYMADAQIQQHPDMLNIPVAISAQQIMYNLPGVKGHLQLNGQVLAEIYEGKIQYWDDAKIKALNPGVKLPHQVIKPVVRSDGSGDTFLFTQYLSKSSAEWNQNYGYGTTISWPGLQTEIGAKGNQGVVAALSKTPYSVGYVGISWLDKAVQQGLGYAALENKAGKYVLPTSATIQAAAQEGVKSVPADERISLIDEPGANSYPIINFEYLIVKDDQPNAAKADALKAFLEWAINPSEGNSAKFLTPVHFLPLPTSVHSKSEAQIQKIKG, from the coding sequence GTGAAGTTGCGTTCGAAGTGGTTTGCGGGTCTGGCGGCTGTCGCCGCTGTCGGTGTGGTGGCGGGTTGCGGGACGTCGAATTCGTCTTCCTCGACCCAAAACACGGCGCCGAGCAATTCGTCCCAGCAGGCGGCCAGTGTGGCGAACGTCACGCTCACCGAGACGGGATCGTCGCTTTTGTATCCGCTCTTTAACGCGCAGTGGATTCCTGCCTACCATAAGCTTCATCCTGGCGTGCAAATGACAGCCGCGTCGACGGGCAGCGGAACGGGCATTTCCGATGCCATCGCAGGCACGGTGGATATCGGCGCGTCGGACGCGTACATGGCGGATGCTCAGATTCAGCAGCACCCGGACATGCTCAATATACCCGTGGCGATCTCGGCGCAGCAGATCATGTACAACCTGCCTGGCGTGAAAGGGCATCTCCAACTGAATGGCCAGGTGCTCGCCGAGATTTATGAGGGCAAGATCCAGTACTGGGACGACGCGAAGATCAAGGCCCTGAATCCAGGCGTCAAGCTTCCTCACCAGGTGATCAAGCCTGTCGTTCGTTCGGACGGCTCCGGCGACACGTTCCTCTTCACGCAGTACCTGAGCAAGTCGAGTGCTGAGTGGAATCAGAACTACGGCTATGGCACCACCATCTCGTGGCCTGGTTTGCAGACGGAGATTGGCGCGAAAGGCAATCAGGGCGTCGTGGCCGCCCTCTCGAAGACACCGTACTCCGTCGGCTATGTGGGCATCAGCTGGCTGGACAAGGCCGTCCAACAGGGCCTCGGCTACGCGGCGCTCGAAAATAAGGCTGGCAAGTACGTCCTACCCACCAGCGCGACCATTCAGGCCGCTGCCCAGGAGGGCGTGAAGAGCGTGCCGGCCGACGAGCGGATCTCGCTCATCGACGAGCCGGGTGCTAACTCGTATCCCATCATCAACTTCGAATACCTCATCGTGAAGGACGATCAGCCGAATGCGGCGAAAGCCGACGCACTGAAGGCGTTCTTGGAGTGGGCCATCAACCCGTCTGAAGGCAACAGCGCGAAGTTCTTGACGCCGGTACACTTCCTGCCGCTGCCGACGAGTGTGCACTCCAAGAGCGAGGCGCAGATCCAGAAGATCAAAGGCTGA
- a CDS encoding IS1182 family transposase — protein sequence MLTRFPDSRSLWDDWLIRKLLPENHILLAIDQHIDFSFVEEETRDLYSLHHGRPAYAPEQLLRVLFLAYFYNLSDVRVAEELRYNLLYRAFAHFSLDDDTPDDSTLVVFRRRLGPERCARLLDRIVEQARQKGLLEGKRQCVDATVISANAAVQNRKELLRAARRRLFRAWERIDAKTAAETANQLQEEYTNASEPDLAKEEKLTQHLLDAVDAAGHTELQSLRDTVAQILSGEGGVTNLIDPDGRWGFKNKRTPFFGYKAHASMDASGIVTSVQILSGNEHEGEHLPELLEQDVRKGHRFTSVVADKGYDSIGNRNAIRSHGAKPEIPSRNAGVLAKTRFRYRPRKDTFVCPGRKETSGKTPFKGGFLYYFSQTDCQNCPLKTACLGKKETRKRVYLSDRVRESLQSQRSLRRALHDRKAIERTFGELKQWHGLGRARYRGKWRVAIQVYLTFLVVNVKRIVNLIQGRASKPVPAS from the coding sequence ATGCTCACGCGCTTCCCGGATTCACGTTCGCTATGGGATGACTGGTTGATTCGAAAGCTGTTGCCGGAGAATCACATTCTTCTTGCCATTGACCAACATATCGACTTTTCTTTCGTGGAAGAAGAAACCCGCGATCTGTATAGTCTCCATCATGGCCGTCCTGCCTATGCGCCTGAACAGCTCCTGCGTGTGCTGTTTCTCGCGTACTTCTACAACCTGTCAGACGTACGGGTTGCAGAGGAGCTGCGGTACAACCTGTTGTATCGTGCCTTTGCCCACTTTTCTCTGGATGACGATACCCCTGACGACTCCACCCTGGTCGTGTTCCGCCGCCGACTGGGACCTGAACGATGCGCCCGGCTATTGGACCGCATCGTGGAACAGGCCCGCCAAAAGGGGCTTCTTGAAGGGAAACGGCAGTGTGTGGATGCCACGGTGATTTCGGCGAATGCAGCCGTACAAAACCGGAAGGAGTTACTCCGTGCTGCACGGCGGCGTCTGTTCCGTGCTTGGGAGCGCATAGATGCCAAGACCGCTGCGGAGACGGCGAACCAGCTACAAGAAGAGTACACGAATGCATCCGAGCCGGACCTGGCCAAAGAGGAGAAGTTGACCCAACACTTGCTCGACGCGGTTGATGCTGCGGGCCATACGGAATTGCAGTCTTTGCGGGACACGGTGGCACAGATTCTGTCGGGGGAAGGGGGTGTGACCAACTTGATCGACCCGGACGGCAGGTGGGGATTCAAAAACAAACGGACTCCGTTTTTTGGTTACAAAGCCCACGCGTCCATGGATGCCTCTGGGATTGTCACTTCTGTTCAAATATTGAGCGGGAACGAACACGAAGGAGAGCACCTGCCAGAACTGCTTGAACAGGACGTCCGCAAAGGGCATCGGTTTACTTCGGTGGTGGCCGACAAAGGCTATGACTCGATCGGGAATCGAAACGCCATTCGCAGCCATGGCGCAAAGCCGGAGATTCCTTCACGAAACGCCGGTGTCCTGGCGAAGACACGATTCCGTTATCGGCCTCGGAAAGACACCTTTGTGTGCCCAGGACGGAAGGAGACGAGCGGAAAAACGCCTTTCAAAGGCGGGTTTCTGTACTACTTTTCGCAAACCGATTGCCAAAACTGCCCATTGAAAACCGCGTGTCTGGGAAAGAAGGAAACCCGGAAGCGAGTGTATCTCAGCGACCGGGTTCGGGAGTCACTTCAGAGCCAGCGAAGTTTACGGCGAGCATTGCACGACCGGAAGGCCATCGAACGCACATTTGGCGAGTTGAAACAATGGCATGGCCTGGGACGCGCACGCTACCGCGGCAAGTGGCGTGTAGCCATCCAAGTGTATCTCACGTTTTTGGTTGTGAACGTGAAACGGATCGTCAACCTGATCCAGGGTCGAGCATCGAAACCCGTCCCTGCTTCGTAA
- a CDS encoding DUF6788 family protein, with the protein MVIPLSKRSILVLHRNRQQQHLLAHLDGAIAGSLVETYRTCGKPNCICHSGQNTGRTTC; encoded by the coding sequence GTGGTGATCCCTTTGTCTAAAAGAAGCATCCTCGTCCTACATCGAAATCGTCAACAGCAACACTTGCTCGCTCATCTCGATGGAGCGATCGCTGGCTCACTTGTCGAAACCTACCGCACTTGTGGCAAACCCAATTGCATCTGCCATTCCGGGCAAAACACGGGCCGTACTACCTGCTGA